Below is a window of Shewanella khirikhana DNA.
ACGGGCGTTTTCCGGCATTGTGGCAGGTAACGTAAAAGGCGAAACTATTCGCCTGATTAAGCGCCATGGCCCATTTGAGATTAAGGGCGATCCCAAGCTGATGGACCTGATGGACGAGCTGCTGCAGGCCTTTGTGGTGCAACAGCGGATGAAGCTCCCCGGCAGCGCCTATGAGCCTTGCTACAAGATAGTGAAATGAACCGACTGCTGATAATCGATGGCCTGAACCTGACCAGACGCATCCATGCGGCTTTGCCTGACGAAGCCGACATGGACAGCCTCTACGAGCGGGTCACCCAGGCCTGCCGTAAATTGCTGCGTGGCCATAATCCAAGCCACTGCGCCATTGTCTGGGATGGTGATGCCATCTCCTGGCGCAAACACCTTTATGAAGACTACAAAAAAGGCCGTAAACCCATGCCAGAAGCCCTTGCCAAGGGGCTTGATGGGCTGAAAACTGCGCTGGCAGAGATCCAGGTACACTCGGTCAATGCCGAGTCAGAAGCGGACGATGTCATCGCCACCCTCGCCTGCAAGCTGGCGGCCAACGGCGGTGAGGCGATAATTGTCTCTACCGATAAGGGGTTACTGCAACTTATGTCGCCCCACATTCGCCAGTGGGATCATTTTTCCCAGCAGTTTATCGATATTGAAGCCTTCGAGGCCAAGCTCGGTATCGAGCGTCACCAATTGCTTGATTACATTGCCCTATGCGGTGACAGCGGCAACAAAATCCCCGGCATTCCCGGCATAGGCCCCAAATCCGCCAGCGAGCTATTGCGTACCTATCGCAGCCTGGCAAACCTTTACCACTCACTTGGCACCCTTGGCAGCCGTCAGGCCAACAAACTCAGGGACGGCCGCGATATGGCCCGTCTGAGCTACAAACTGGCCCGCCTGCAAACCGAGTTACCGCTGAATCTCAAACTCAGCGAACTCAGGGTGGTGCAATAGCATCTTTACAAGGCAAATTTGTAACAATTGCTACATGGCGTTTACCCTTTCGTGCGCTTGCAGTATCTTTATCGCCATTGACGACTGCACCACAGTCAATCAGTGGTACAAGAGGAACGGATTATGAAAGGAAAAGCTCCTGTGGTCATTGGCTCGGTATTTGCCGCTTACCTGGCCTTTGTGGGAGTGGTAGCCATTGGCTACGAGCCCACCCCGGAAAACATGGACTGGGAAGACAGACAGGTTTTCAACAATAAAGCCCTGGCTGAACTGGTGATTGGGCAGGACATCGCCTCGGTAAGACAACTGCTGGGCGCACCTGACTTCAATGAGGCCAAGTCGGTCAACGACACCGCGCTGCAGGTCCTGTTTTACCGCACTCACCATGAGAAGTCAGACGGGGTAACCACCAAGGATGAATGCACCCCATTGCTTTTTAAAAACAATCAGTTGATTGCCTGGGGCTCAGACACCTACAAACAATACCTGAGCGAAACACCAGCCGGTATTTAACGCGGGTTCTGCAGCAATAAAAAAGCTGCGAAACAGGCACAAAAAAGCCGCCCTCGGGCGGCTTTTTCAGTTACTGACATTGACCTTGGCGGCTCAGTCGGCCTTATCGTACTCACGGTACGGCTCGCCCTGTTTAAGCCATTCAGGGGCAGGCACACCCTTCAGGTAATGGTCGAAATACTCTTTCATACGGACGCTGTAATCGAGCTTGTTTCCATACTGCTTGAGGTGATGTGGCTCACCCTCGTATTGCAGCAGCACCACATCCTTGCCGGCACGGCGCATGGCCAGATACAGCTCAACACCTTGCTCCCAGGGCACCGCATCGTCTTTGTCGCCAAACATGATCATCATGGGCGTCTTGATCCGGTCGGCATAAAACACCGGTGAGTTTTCAACGTACTTGAGCGGCGCCTGCATCAGGCTCTCGCCAATGCGGCTCTGGCCGGTTTCGTACTGGAACTGGCGGGCAAGGCCGGTGCCATGGCGGATCCCGCTGTAGGCGCTGGTCATGTTGCCCACCGGGGCGCCGGTAATGGCTGCGGCAAAGATATTGGTCTGGGTCACCGCAAAGGCCGTTTGATAGCCACCCCAGGAGTGGCCCTGAATGCCCACAGCCTTGGGATCGGCAATGCCCATCTCAATCAGCTTCTGCACCCCGGAAGTGAGTGCCTGCACCGAACTGTTGCCCGGGTAACCAATCTCGAAGCGAATGTCTGGCAGGAACACCGCGTAGCCTTGATCTGCATACCAGGCGAAGTTAGGTCTGTGGTTGATGCGCATGTCCGGAAACGCATGCAAACGATCGCTCATAAAGCGATAGAAGTACACCAGCACCGGATAACGCTTACCGCTCTGGTAACCTGCGGGTTTTATCAGCACCCCATCGAGTGGCTTGCCATCGGTATTGGTCCAGTGCACCAACTCAGCCTTGCTCCAGGCGAACTTGTCACGCTGGCCATCGAGGCGGGTCAGACGCTCGAAATCGCCAATATCGTTCACATCGGCGCTGTAAAGATCTGGATACTTATCAAAGCGCTCACGGCTGAAAATCACGGTATTGGCATCTTTGGCACGGGCCAACACATGCAGTTTTTCATCCTTGGCAAGCTGCGTCTTCACGCCGCTCTTGCCCACCTGGGCACGGTAGAAACCGTCAGCCTTGGTGCGCTCGTTGTAGCCTTGCAGCAACAGGGTTTGGCCTGCTTTCAGCGTGGCCGGCAGCTCATCTTTGGCTTGATAGAGACCTTCAACCCGGTAGCTGATGCCGTCTTTGCGGCCATCGGTAAGCTTAAGCGCCGCAGTGCCCTCCTGAGTAGCAAGCTGCCAGATATCAAACTTGTCGTACACCAGCAGCGCGGACTCATCGGCAAGCCAGGGGCCAAAACCGTAACCAGGCGCCTCAGATGGATAATCATGGTCTTCATCGGCAAAAGGCACGTTCAGCGAAGCAGTTAAGCTTCTATGCTTGCCGCTTTGCGCATCCCACAGCTGCACCTGTCCTTCGCGGAAGAACGCGGCGAAGCGGCCATTTGGCGACACCACAGGCTCGCTGTTCGATGGCTGACGTTTGGCTATCAGGTGGCGCTCGCCATCCAGGGTATCAACCAGATAGAAATCACTGAAAAAGCCTGCCCAGGTGATTTCCTTCAGGTAGGGTTCACTGGATTTTGCCATCACAAAACGGCCAAACTCCAGGGTATCGACTTCCGGCACCTCTGGGGTCGCCAGCTGTACCACCTTGTTCTGGCCAAGGTGCCACACCGCCGTCAGGGTGTGCTTTTTCAGCTTATCGAAGGTTTTGATTTCGTGGGGCTTAATGCGCGGATCGTCCCCATGCCACAGCTTCAGGCCACGGCTGTCGCGGATAACCGCCTCATCCAGCAAGTCGGCTTCAGTTTTAAAGGCCTTGAGTGACAACACCTTGCTGACTTCGGGCACAGTACCAAAGAAAATTCGTTCGCCATCTTTCGAGAACGACATGCTGGAGTAACGATTGAGCTGCCAGCTTTGTGGATGCGCGGCAAAGGTCACCTTGCCGGTGGCGTCAATCAGACCGAGACGATAGGCACGCTCATCGATACGGGTATCGGCGCTGCCGGCGCTGAAAGCAATCTGGCTGCCATCCGGACTCAGTGCCAGGGCGCCAAGCTGTTCGCTGGCCGACTCGAAGCGGGCGCTTGTGTCCAGTGAGCTTAAGGATACTGCCATCAACCTGTGGGTAGTGTTGGCAATATCATTGATAAGGACCGCAGCAGTGTTCCCTTGCTTATCAAACGCATAGGCAGTGACATCGTTAAATTCGGCCTGTTTACCGGAGGCCAGTGCCAGCAGGGTTAATGCGCTGCCCTTATCGGCCTTGTCGATTTTTGGCTTTTTGGCCTCGTCGGCCTTGACCGTTTGCTCAGGTGCCTTGCTGTTGGCTTCGCCCTTGGCGGTGTCACCTACTTTGTCATCGTCCTTTTCTTTGTCTTTTTTCTCATCCTCTGGCTCAAACCAGATGGCCAGCACCTTGCCGCTGTCGTCAAAGGCAAAGTCTTTCACCCGCTCGAAGCGCTGCTCTTTGCCGGAAGCGACCTCCACCAGCACCATGCCTGCCTTGAGCTTCTTTTTGGCTTTGGCATCGCTGGTTTCTTTGGCAAGCAGGCTTGGCTCGAGCTTCATGGCCACATAACGGCCATCGGCGCTGACCACAGGATCTGATG
It encodes the following:
- the xni gene encoding flap endonuclease Xni, which encodes MNRLLIIDGLNLTRRIHAALPDEADMDSLYERVTQACRKLLRGHNPSHCAIVWDGDAISWRKHLYEDYKKGRKPMPEALAKGLDGLKTALAEIQVHSVNAESEADDVIATLACKLAANGGEAIIVSTDKGLLQLMSPHIRQWDHFSQQFIDIEAFEAKLGIERHQLLDYIALCGDSGNKIPGIPGIGPKSASELLRTYRSLANLYHSLGTLGSRQANKLRDGRDMARLSYKLARLQTELPLNLKLSELRVVQ
- a CDS encoding DUF3192 domain-containing protein, translated to MKGKAPVVIGSVFAAYLAFVGVVAIGYEPTPENMDWEDRQVFNNKALAELVIGQDIASVRQLLGAPDFNEAKSVNDTALQVLFYRTHHEKSDGVTTKDECTPLLFKNNQLIAWGSDTYKQYLSETPAGI
- a CDS encoding prolyl oligopeptidase family serine peptidase, with translation MAASPGKMTLQDIMQFESLKKPVLADNGKLLAVEVAPDRGDSRTLIKGTNGKPELSIAGASDPVVSADGRYVAMKLEPSLLAKETSDAKAKKKLKAGMVLVEVASGKEQRFERVKDFAFDDSGKVLAIWFEPEDEKKDKEKDDDKVGDTAKGEANSKAPEQTVKADEAKKPKIDKADKGSALTLLALASGKQAEFNDVTAYAFDKQGNTAAVLINDIANTTHRLMAVSLSSLDTSARFESASEQLGALALSPDGSQIAFSAGSADTRIDERAYRLGLIDATGKVTFAAHPQSWQLNRYSSMSFSKDGERIFFGTVPEVSKVLSLKAFKTEADLLDEAVIRDSRGLKLWHGDDPRIKPHEIKTFDKLKKHTLTAVWHLGQNKVVQLATPEVPEVDTLEFGRFVMAKSSEPYLKEITWAGFFSDFYLVDTLDGERHLIAKRQPSNSEPVVSPNGRFAAFFREGQVQLWDAQSGKHRSLTASLNVPFADEDHDYPSEAPGYGFGPWLADESALLVYDKFDIWQLATQEGTAALKLTDGRKDGISYRVEGLYQAKDELPATLKAGQTLLLQGYNERTKADGFYRAQVGKSGVKTQLAKDEKLHVLARAKDANTVIFSRERFDKYPDLYSADVNDIGDFERLTRLDGQRDKFAWSKAELVHWTNTDGKPLDGVLIKPAGYQSGKRYPVLVYFYRFMSDRLHAFPDMRINHRPNFAWYADQGYAVFLPDIRFEIGYPGNSSVQALTSGVQKLIEMGIADPKAVGIQGHSWGGYQTAFAVTQTNIFAAAITGAPVGNMTSAYSGIRHGTGLARQFQYETGQSRIGESLMQAPLKYVENSPVFYADRIKTPMMIMFGDKDDAVPWEQGVELYLAMRRAGKDVVLLQYEGEPHHLKQYGNKLDYSVRMKEYFDHYLKGVPAPEWLKQGEPYREYDKAD